The window tggttttgaaGCATGCCCCAGTATCCCtggcatgtaaaaaaaaaaaaaaaaccccaaacaaacaaaaaacataatctATTGACCACTATCCtaaaattatgttgttttatcTTTTGCTCCAAAACAGCCCTGACCTATTGGGGCATGGTGTCCACTAGACCCTTGGAGTTGATGTGCGTGGTATCTTGTGTCTTGCACCTTTAAGCCCTGTAAGTTGCGAGTTGGGGCCTCCATAGATTGGACTTGTTTGTCCAGCCATTGGGTTGAACTATAGGAAATCTGGATCACAAAGTCATTGTTGTGGTCTTCAAACCATTCTTgaaccatttttgctttgtgtcagggtgcattatcctgctgaaagaagAATGCAATATCGTTTCCATGAAAGGTTGTAATCAAAGTCTGCAACGATGCTGAGGTAGGTGGAacatgtcaaagtaacatccatgATGCAAGGTTTTCTAGAAAAGTATCACACTGCCACAGTTTCCATAGTGCATCCTGGTGCCGTGTATTGCCCAGGTATGCAATGCACCCATAACTGGCTGATCATGTGATGCAGCTCCTACATGAACCCTACCAAAGCATTTCATAATGTGATTTGTTAGTCCACACCCCCTTAATCCATTGCTTTGGGTCCAGTTGATGCTCACATTGTAGGTGTTTTCGGCGGTGGACAGGGGTCAGTATGGGCTCCATGTCCACTTACCTGTCACTAGTTCACTGCTGTTGCTTCCTTGGACCACCTTTCATAGATACTGATCACTACAGACCAGGAACACCCCAGAAGCACTGCAATTTTCCATCACAAGTTGGACAAGTCTTCCTGCTTCTTCTTTGAGGACAAATTGTTCACTTGCTTCCTGATATATCCCACGcactaacaggtgccatgatgaagagataatcagtgttattaaCTTCACCTGTTAGTAGTCATACTGTTGCGCCTGATTGGTGTAACTGCAGATTGCCACTGCCTGCACAGTCAAACACAAACCAGCatggagacagaaaaaaaaaatgtgcaaacttcAGGATTGGATTTGAACTAAAAATTCTgaagtaataataattaaaatctgGCAACTCCACTTGAATGTGGCCTCAAGTATATCAGGAAGTAAATGCAAACTTGATGAGTTAAGtaagaaaatgtaaactttattGCAACTTTGTCATTCTATGTTATCTGATTTacagaagagagaaaaacactTGTAATGGCACAGTCATTGTATTACGGTCATTGCTGATACTGCAATAATCTAGACACTTGTGTCGTCCAGATTTGTGGCATATTAAGGCACATGGCTCACTCAGTCTGTAGAGGGAAGGAATAACACAACAAAGCTTTTCCTGCAACTCCTACATTAACCTACCAAAGCATTCCATAACAGCATTATATaatgggaaaaagaaaagctcCTCACATGAAGGGCTATGGGAAATCACAGTGTGTCCATTGTACATTCTGCCCCAGGAGAGATTAAGACGTTAATGTGTTCACAACATACTGCGTTGCACTAAGACATTTGGTGATCTGATAGGAAACTTCATTAGACCTGAGTGTTTGAGCTGATACAGTAAACTTTTTAGATCAAAGTTACACAATCAATTTAGTTGAGATAAATGTTAAGTTTCCAGAGTTTGTATCCTCACTGTTTGCCATTTAAGATTTTCCTTTATGGAAAAAAttgattaagaaaaaaaaaagcaacaatgaCAGTTGACTATAAAGAGCCGAGCTTCAGGGTATAAAGATTACGTCTCTTCTTGGACTGATTTTAAACATAATCAAAAAATAGAATCAGTCTCATTTACATTTCATTTGCTTAGAGCATTAAGTCTGGGTTCAAACAGCTTTTACAAGTAAACAACTAAACTTAAGAAAGTGATGGAAGTGTAAAGATAGTCCAGAGAGTAGGCTATGTCATGGTACACATGAGGACAGAAACTGAATTACTCATGAAGGTTTATGTCAGGTGGGCCTCTGCACATCTGTGCTTTCAACAATTCCAGCAATTTCAGGTGAATCCTTcacaaatactttgtttttctccaaacagcCAATTTCTCATATGCAAACATGGTATGCTTACAACTGAGAgcattgtatttatttgatgtgGCTCAACATTTGGAGAAATATAAGTTTTGTACTTTATTTTTATGGTGAGAGTAGTAGTAGGTAGAAAAGTACCATCATATGGCACATCAATCATATGTGCCTATCAAGTAATTATAAACTGAAGACACTCAACGTTTGCATAGAAATTGGAAAATAAATTTACCGGTTTCAGTAAAATAGGCTtaagaaataacaaaaatacaactttttgtttttccatttcgGTTTTTGTACAGAATAGACAAATGAGAAATCTCCAAAAGAGTGATTTTTAGCACAATTGGAAGTCAGATTTTGCATCTTTTGGATCAAACTATCTTAATACCTGGTCCAAAGTCTTTCACTGAGCCTCACGGCTGCTGGTGGTGGATTCATACTCATGAATGGGAGTGATATCACAGTCAGATTATCAGATAAAAAGGGACTGATTACATGTATTTATACAAAATCTCCTTTTCACCCATGTGGTGTCATCAGCAAGGTTGTCTTTACAACTTAATTCGGCTCACATGTAAGAACACATCAACAGTCAGCAAAGAAAGAGGCACTCACTTAAAAGCCCTTGCTACAGCAGGTTAAACTCTAATCTAAAATTTAAATATATGCAAAGCTACGATGAAAGTGGCTTGGCCTCAAGTTCATCAGCGTACAGTACAAAGGGACATTCATGGATGTCTATGACTTAACTATTCTAAGAATATGAACTATGGGGTGATAGGCTGTTGTGTCTAATGACTTTGTAAAGCAATTCATATCCGTTACTTGAGGTACATTCATCTTTCATAAAACATCGGCCCTTTGGCCTGATGAGTTCAAGTAAAAGCCTTTCCATAGAGTGAGCAAGACATATGGTACCATGGTGCTTGTATGTAGCTTCCTGTGTTAATTTCCCGCCAGTAAGTGTTTCTCTCAAAAGGCCCTTTTAACCGCCTTCCTTGTCTTTCTGCATCTTCATTTGGTCTTCTTGAGAAATTCAGATACTTTTAAGCAAACAAGGAGCTTGCTTTGTTCGTCCTTATGAAGAGAGCCAACAGCAGCTACAAATTTAAAGACTGTAGAAATGCAGTATGTAAACACACATACTTCTCCGgaaccattaaaaaaagaaaacaaacaaacaaacaaacaaaaaaaaagcagcagagtgGATGAAAAAGTCCAGAAACAAATCACTAAGAGGTAAAACCAttcagcataaaaaaaaaaacaaaacaaatgaaaagaagacaaataacataaaggaaaaaaaatattttgaaccATAAAGtgcaagtataaaaaaaatatgtatatacatatatatttctaCAAATCGTCTCAAGGCAGCACTTGAGGCAGGGTCAATGGTCTTTAGTAAAAAAGTGCAAGTTAAGAACAGCACAAGTACCTAAAAAAAGAATTTGATTCAAAACAGTAACAGGATAAATCACGTGACTCTGTGGGACAGTCATCCGAGTCAGCTTCTCCGTAAGAAAACAGCCACCTCCGTCAGGGGGACAGGGTAGTCGTGCAGGAACGTCCCCCCGTCAAACACCCGTGCGTTCTGACTGTCCTGCCATTGAAAGCCCCCGTCAGGTAAATATATATCCCTCTGCACTGCCCCCTTCTCCACCACGGGTGCCACTAAGACCTGAAAATAAATACGTATAAGGGAGATTGCACATGCGTGACATCAGGATACGGCTGAAGTTGCTAAAACATGCCAAGTGCATTAGATCCCACATCATCAGAACTCCATTAACTGACCTCATCTCCAATGAGGAACTGGTCATTGATGGTAAAGGTCATGGAGTCAGTTGGATTGAGCCACCACATTGGGCGATAGATGGGGTTTCCTGTCACCTGCCACTCCTCTGCATACTTTTCAATCAGCGGTGCCACATCCCTCTGGTGCCTTGTTAGGTAGTTCCGAGTTAGATTTAGCACCTATGGATTACCAGTTGAGACACGAGAACGAACATTATTGTGGAttacagtaaaaagaaaaagaataaaaagaaaaaaagcaattaGGATTATAACGACCTAATTAAAATCCATCGTTGCCTTTTTCTTGGGCAGTACTTTCATTCAGAACCACTTAGGCCTTTTTCACATCGTTCATCCAAAGAATCTATTTTCAAGAAATCTGGATCAACACAGTAACTGAAACCAGTGACAAAAAAACCCTTTCCTAAACTAAATCATCCACCGCAAGGATTTCAGTACAAGAAAAATATTGACAGTGAGGTCTGCTAAGGACATTTGTGCCATCTCTACACGCAGACTCAACTCAACAGTCACTCATTGTTGACTTAGTGGGTTTAACTCTGCCAAAGTCTTTGTGCTGTCTCCCTTTGCCCAAACGACTTCAGCATTCCTGGAAGGGTCACATCCTCTTCAGAGTCTCacgacaaaaacaaaacttgaccGCCtctataaaaaatgtatttttatgacTTGGGATTGAGACCATTTGTAGGAATGAGCCACTGGTTTGAGTGAATCTTTCCCTAATTGAGAAGCCAGGCATGTGTGTGGCTTTGAGGTTTTGCTGCTATTCGATTCCAACGTATTTGCCGCTGTGACCTGTCTGTGACCGACTGCAGTCTCACACATTCTGGAAATAAAGGTGCACCACATTTAAAACTATAGTAAAAATGTCTATAAAAGAGTCATTTATCATGGGCAATGCAACAGTCTATCTCCACTAAAATATCTCCCCGCTCTCACTTCATCTGGGTTTATGAACTGAAGACCATGCAAGAGACCAGAATGGAAAACATTGCTGCTGTCAAATGCCTTGCCGTCCAAAAAGGCCTATTTTTATCTTTGTCACACAACACAAGTCACAACTAATATATTTTGCTGCTTTAGCTCCCTCCTAGTGGAAAAAATTTCATTTGATCACTCCCACTCTGTCACACTTGTCAATTACTCATGGAAATCTTAATTGCCACAATAAAGTATTTTTCCAAGACTTGTCCTCAAATTCATTATCATTCCTGCTGAAGTGGCCCTTGAGAGTGAGAGCGAGCCATAAATCTAGAATAGGGATTGTAATTCAGACCAGATGGACTCGTAACCACAGGTGAATGAGATGAGGAAAGGCGGGAGGGGAAGGGGGTTAGGGAGGGCATTACCCTTCTTCCTCTGCAGAAGCATAAAGCGTTTTTTGTTCAGGAACTTGAGCTCTGGTAACACATTGTCAAAAGCATCAATACCTGTCATCAGAGACTTAAGGCTTTGTTTTCCTGCTGTGCATGGTGAATAGTGTGTTCCTCATTTCCCATGGAGAGGGACATGGTTCAGTCCTGCCCCTCCTGCTGAGGGGAGAGTCAGATCTGAGTTTTGATAGATCGGGTCTCAGCAGTCCTCTAGCTCCTCTGCAAAAGAATCGGTGGGAACTTCTCAGCGCTTGACCCTCAGAATTGAGGGCTGGCTGTTGGGCCAATGAACCACTTCTCTAATGTCCCTTTTTCATCAGCAGCATGTGGGAAGGAAGGATAATCTCCCACCCCCTTTTAGAACATCTAATTGGCAGCATTCACACCTCACTACACTTGATCTCTCCACAGTAAATCTTCACAAGCGAAAATCTGGTTAGCAAGTCATGAGCAGAATGTGAACCTGCTAGGTTGTCACTAATGTGGATGACACAGCTGTAATGGCACCCAACGCAGGCTGCTGCCGGGTGGCTACTCGAGGCAGACCGGTAGTATACCTGGCCCTCCCCGAAGATCCAGGGTGGTGTGTGGAAGCTCATAACAGGAAGAAAGGCTGCAATCTCCAGCCAGCGGATGAACAACTCCTCATCTGTGACCAGGTCTCCAGACAGAGAGCCACCTGTGCAGAGgcagagaaaagacaaaaacagttaaacagtGGGTACTTAATACTCGTGtggcttttttatttagcaGATTTAAGACAATGCAATATGATGTAAGTTGGCTTCTCTATTTTGGAAAAAGATCAATTTATCCTTTTAGATCTGGTTCATATTAATTTCTGGTGTTTTGCAAGCTAGTGTGGGCTATAACATTGTATTAAAACTATCTTGATACAACTCATACCTCATATCTAATGAACAATTTAAGATGTTTCACGGCAGTCTAAGGGCAATTATATCAGGCCCATGTTTTACTGACAGCTCCCAGCTTTGTCCAAAGCAACACTAATCTAGCGCTTTTTTCAGTTCTcacaaaaaggcaaaaatatCACTATGTGATAAAAAAGGGACCCATAGGTTCTCGTATTACCTACTGCATCAGGAATGAGGAAGTTGTATCCCAGCAAAGTGTGGTGCAACAGGTTGGGAATGATGGCCTTAAGACCCATCGCGCTCCAATCAGACTGCAGGGGGGTCATCCTCACAAAGAGTGGCTTGTAACTGGACCTGAGACACAGAAAAAGTCCTAATAAACACAAATGTGCCTTACGGGAAGCAATGTCATTGTGCATTAGCTGACAGATTACCGTGTCCCTGCAGTCATAATGGTGGAATCTCCTATCCTGGTGGCCAGGTCAGCCAGCAGGCTGATGTACTTGTCTCCACCCAGAGCTTGCGGTGGCCGCAGTGCCTGCTCCTCAAACAGATTCCCCTCGCCCCCTTCCAGCATGATGTACTCCATCCCTAAATGGGCTCGAAGGGCTCCTACCCTGTCCAGGAACCAGCTCACTGCTCCTGGATTTGTGATGTTCAGCTTTACACAGAACTTTCCTCGCCACTGACTCATCACAGGGATCTGGATAGAGGGACAGAGGCAACTGCATTCTAATTGGTGTTTATTTTACGCTGCTATTATTTTCTCTGTGGATAATTGACTAATTATAAACCGCAGTGCAACTGCTGTTGCAATTATAGATTTCCTGGTTTAGTCCTACTGCATTTGCATTGcattgcttttttaatttgatcAAACTGGAACTGATTAATGCAGAGAGTCTGCAATGCAGGAGGAAAATATCCCCAAATCTCTGTCTGGTTTCATGTTTGACCGAATAGAGTGTTTTAGTAGCGTGAGGAAAGTTCACTGTCAGGGAAAACTGTACTTagcatgaaataaaaatgtggtGGGTTCTTTACACTGCCTCCCACAACAACAAACTAAATGAAAATACATAAATCTCAGCTAGAAAAGTTCAAATGTGGATTACTGTGGACGCAACTAAGTGGTTTACAATATGATAGTGTGTGCCTCTCATGCCTCACCAGCTGTCCCTGAGGGGCTGAAGGGAGACTGAGCCAGTAGGCCTCAGTGCCATCAATAAGGGAGGTGTGGAACTGTGTGGTGTCCACCCCCAGGAAAGGGGACATGGTGATGGAAATGTTAAGAAGCTTGACAAGTGGGAGGTCCCTGGTCAGTCTCTTGGACAGCCCCCTTTTCCTGCTGTTGAGGTAGTCATGGTCCTGCAAAGtgacaaagagacagacaacaatTCTAAATAACTGCATTAATAGTTTAACGGTGCTACTAGCATACACCTTTGCAAAGTTGCTTTGCAGAATTGTAGCTTTGAGAATGCAACTTCTGTCAGAACCATTTGACATTTGCTAGAGTCCTTTAGGAATTAGATGTTAAGAGTCAAACTGAAACTTTGCATTACATAACTgtggaacaaaacaaaacagatgtaAAATAGCTGTGGGAGGAAAGGCTATATTAGCTCATATTGTTTAATTTCTTAGATCTTTCCCCCCCCACTAACCATtcatttcttctgcttttttttaatccagaaaGAAGTAAAATGCAAAGAAATTCAAATAATGTGTTAGACTCTAGGCTTTTATTCTAAagatttactttaatttctacGTAATAAAATTAGAAACAATGCAAACCTATTAATAACCAAATCACTTTGATGCCAGTCCTTGCAGAATAAAAtggaaactgaaaaataaaaattaacagAGTGACAGAAAATGTATGAACTCTTGTAAAACTGGAGTGAAAGGGGATCATTGTTGCTAGCCACACTTCTACACAGCCTAACGTGTTAATTCTGTAAGTTTCCATGCAGGATTTTACGCTTGGCTGGTTCTTTATTGAAGTAGGAGGGGAGTGAAGTGAGGTGGTACCAACAAAACAGGTGATTAATATCCTTGATCTACCAGAAAACTAGTGAACTGTTGTTCACCAAATAAAGCCATCCATCATGATTGCGTATTATTCTTCACTTTTcctgtgtttctgttctttcACACCTACTGAAAATGCAATGGAAACATTACCAGTGTGTACGTATATAACAGGATGCCTGGAGATAACCTTTTATGGACTGATTGCATTTCTGCCTGCTTGGTCTTCTGCTGTACAGTCTGGGTCATATCTGAGCATCGAGCTGGGATTACTTGCTCTAGTTGGCTAAGGTCCCTTCAAATCTCAGCACACCCAATTCTTTGCCATCCTGCAGTTACCACACTCAGAGCAACCTAATATCTACTAGGAAAGGCTCTGTTTGTCTTCTCTCAACtatatttgttttgtaatgGAACATCACCAGGTGTTGACATGGATTGACTTGACTGTGGTCCGGTGGTGTCGTTACCAGGCAGTTTGCAATAGCATTTAGGGAAGGGAACTGTATGAATGTGCAGCTGAAAGAATATCTGAAAACATATTTGATGATGAAGTGCCCCATTTACAAGCTGTAAGGCATCACAAAGTGTCCTGAAGATTTGATCGGCATTTTGTGGAACTAAGTTCTgttaggcaaaaaaaaaaacaaccaaccaaccaaacaaacaaacaaaaaaactaaaaaactaaaactccaaaagaaaacaaaagaaaacaaaaaaaaaaacaaccaaaaaagaagaaaaaggaaaaacaaacctaATCTGGCTTTTGTATTTCTATGTTGTAACATTTCACTGAACCTGTCCTCCCTCCCTTGTTCCCTGCCTCCAGTGCTCTGGAGATCCACTTAAGAAAACTCTTTCATCTCTATCTCTGACCAGTTGTGGGCCTCTGACCAATGAACTCTTACCAGATTTACTACCTCTGTGGTTGAAGCAGTGGATTATGAAAATCTGCAGCTATGCAGCGGAAGAAATTAAgatgaatgaaaaaagaataataTACACATCTTAATTCTAGTCACTGGGTTAACATAAACTTTTCTAGGCTTAGTAAAAGAAGAGAGCTTCTACTGAAAATAGAAACTCCATGAACTGGCTTCTCATTTCAAGACCTTGTATCAACAGACTAGTAGAATTGAACATAAAGCATGGCCCCTGTAGCCAGCTATAATTTCAACACACTATATTtgtaatgtttaaataaaagctaaatacaGCTGATGCCTGCATCTGCAAAACTTCTAATATCTCCATCAGTTGATACCTGCAATGGCAAATGGCAGCAGCGCCACAGCAGGTGGCCCGATCCACCAGGAATGTCCACTTCAGTGCGATAAAGCAAAGGTTGCATTCGAAAATGCTGAAAACAGCAACCTTTTATGATGCAGTGCTGACTTTTTATAATCTATTTATTAATATGAGAGCTCACACCTGCCATACAAAAACTATTAAGACACCGAGTGTGTTACCAATCCCTATCCCATTATTTGTTAAATCCTGTTGATgggttaattttattttttatttcatttaaacagTTTAACCAGTGGGATTTTTATCCCACCCAGATTGGGCTTGCCTTTGCAGAATATTTTCATAATGAAAACTTAACTCTGTCACAGCCTTTAAAGGTTGGGAGAAGACACAGCACAGTTCAGtagtcagtgtgtgtctgcatcGTGTACCATATCAGAAAGGAGGGTGGTGGAATGTTCATTGAGGCTGATGACTCCCTCCCCCAGCTGGTGTCTCTTCAGACGATTCGAGAAAGTCCTCATCTCCCGCTCCACCTTCAGCCCTGAGTCCACGTTGGCGAGCAGCTTCCAGAATGGCAGCCTGCGGCACACACACAGGAATCAGACTGGAACAGTTAAACACAGTTGGCTCGCGACACTAAAGTTTCAATCGGTGCTCACCAACCACACCAGTGCACCGCTGTTATGATAACCAGAAGTGAAGCAGAGTGAAATTTACATCTGGTCTAATCTAAATCTAAACTGAACTAACCGCAGTGCTTTCATGTTGGGCAACTCCCTGCTGTGCTCCGAGAGCTGTTGCACTGCTTCCTGGTGAGCAGCTTTTACATTGTGGgccacacacacagtgtactGCAGAGGGAGCCGCTCCATACTTGGAAGTGACTGTAGGCAGAACTGCTGTCTGCTGTCCAGCCCGAGCTGCAGGGGGATGTCAGGAGATACAAGCAGTGCGACACCTGCATGGTAGGAAGCACACAGGAATGGGCGTCGGTCATTAGCTTACATTATGCTTGTGGATGAAACCTTGCTTTAAGGAGTCAGATAAACAGCTGCAATATAAAGTCACAGTCCAGGTCATACACTCATGTGAAGGAAAAGTCAGGTAATTCAAACAGTTATGATTTAAAGAGGCAGAGATCAGCGCAAATAAGACAGTCCATTGCAAATTCCACTTATATGACATAGTGCATGAGTGTTACTGAGACCAGTATGAGTATGACGGATGGAGTGTTGTGGGAGGTAGAGTGCAGCCTGTGTCAGCTGATATTGCTCCACTCAGATGTAAGAAAAACACTCCCCAGAATGAGATATAGCAGCACACAGTTGGATGAGTTTACCCTGAAACTGCTGGCAAGTTCTAAGTAGGTAGGTTACACTGCAGACCAGTGAAATGAGATTCAGGTAGCCTGGAAAGTGACACTGAGCTAAATATGttagaaacattttttatttgtccaTTACGCTTGCTTCTGGGCAAACACGAGCATTGAATGTCCCGTGCATGTTCCCTCTCTGAATAACAAAACTTACCAGAAATATTGAAGATTTGAAGATGATTTTTTGTCTACTTTATCATTCCAAAACCTTGCAGTTAAGGGAGCCTCTTTAGATTTCTGCTACTGCATGCACATACAGTCCATCAGATGGCATGTATAATGACAAGATTATGTGTAGCTGAAAATTGTGTCTGCAGATGTAGTTGCCCTGGAAGGAATGCCCCATTCATCTCAGGTTACCCTAACCCTCACCACTTCTCCCCTAACCTGACTCCCACCTTCTCCCTCCCAGCTTTAACAACCTTCAGTTCCTCTGTGCTCTGCTTGGCTATGTTTCTGTCCCATCTAATAAACTGAGCCATTAACACAGACCCTGGCCTTGTATTGAGATTTTGCAAAAGCTGCTCAAAGTAACCAAACTGGGGTTTAAGATTTGTGaccaatcaatgaacagattaGACAGTCTGAGAAACTGGTGAGACCTTGGCTCATTTCAGCTGCCCTCTCTAGTTTCAGTGGGCTTACTGTTCTCATGGAAGCAGGGACCAGGAGCAGGCGGGATACTCGTGTACCAGTTTATAATCAGATTAATAGTTTCAGAGATCAGTATTTAAAAGCCTTGTGAGGAGCCTTCAGCCTCAGGGTAATTCCCACGTGTTTGCAATGGATAATGTCAAAGAGATACTGGTAACACCTCAGCTGCCTCTCACAAGGTATTAGGTCAACATCCACGTGTTTGTTACAAATTTATAAATGGCAGataaatgcagattttatttaggaaatatttatgataaatatttaattttatgtcTTTCTGACATACAGAAATATTTTCAATAACAAAGGAGTTGAATGGACGCGATAGAAGAAAGTTGATAAGGCAAAGGTGCTTTGAAAGAGTATAGTAGTATGATGagaaaatgcagagaaaatgaTCAAGATTTATAGAAGGatggaagtggaaagaaagcaGTGGAAACATACGCAAAAGGACTACACCAGACAGCAAGAAGCCTCGTAGACTAATGTGGTGCTGAAGCTGCAAACAGTGGCTTTTACTAAAGTGCATACAGAGTGGAAAATGGAGTTGAATGTGCCTTCTCAAGTCATAATTAATTTTTGTTGGAAATGACACTGCAGAGCCTCAAGGAAATGAGACAAACTG is drawn from Pelmatolapia mariae isolate MD_Pm_ZW linkage group LG7, Pm_UMD_F_2, whole genome shotgun sequence and contains these coding sequences:
- the si:ch211-236l14.4 gene encoding SITS-binding protein gives rise to the protein MPHARNRNPSPIPEVTWDTGLKEMNETWKGAIACLGVAVFFVMTIGIIYWQVVDQPNKNWILRGTFSGLIWERKTHSLLIQTLTEDKTYVEIDVGNVGNPDIEIPFVRNLCWLNKTEFCYTWDSVAEVKISLEVNEDTETECYSMTWAPVHCHVELKDCFSMANISWYGGASVRGQTWPINDQNATMQPFIVSDLKDNPTGFGSALERYFLGSSGVALLVSPDIPLQLGLDSRQQFCLQSLPSMERLPLQYTVCVAHNVKAAHQEAVQQLSEHSRELPNMKALRLPFWKLLANVDSGLKVEREMRTFSNRLKRHQLGEGVISLNEHSTTLLSDMDHDYLNSRKRGLSKRLTRDLPLVKLLNISITMSPFLGVDTTQFHTSLIDGTEAYWLSLPSAPQGQLIPVMSQWRGKFCVKLNITNPGAVSWFLDRVGALRAHLGMEYIMLEGGEGNLFEEQALRPPQALGGDKYISLLADLATRIGDSTIMTAGTRSSYKPLFVRMTPLQSDWSAMGLKAIIPNLLHHTLLGYNFLIPDAVGGSLSGDLVTDEELFIRWLEIAAFLPVMSFHTPPWIFGEGQVLNLTRNYLTRHQRDVAPLIEKYAEEWQVTGNPIYRPMWWLNPTDSMTFTINDQFLIGDEVLVAPVVEKGAVQRDIYLPDGGFQWQDSQNARVFDGGTFLHDYPVPLTEVAVFLRRS